The following DNA comes from Pochonia chlamydosporia 170 chromosome Unknown PCv3seq00025, whole genome shotgun sequence.
aCACTATACATCCGAATCTGGCCAGTTAGAATACTCCGTTCTGGCTTTAAGAGAACTCGACGGCAAGCACTCGGGCCCAAATATGGCAGACTGTGTTATGGAAATTATCAACGACTATGGAATTGCCTCCAAAGTGGGctatttcatgatggacaatgcagacaacaacggtacaatgatgaaggctctTTCTACGCGTACGTACGTCATATAGCCAGCTCACGCATTGTACAGCGGGGGTTTACAGACCACAATGCGTTCACAGCCCGTGACCCATGCTAAGTGGCCCGTGAATAGTACTTTTCGACCAGTATCAGATTGTCTACAATGCGGAACACCACCGCCTGCGCTGCAACGGCCATATCATAAACCTAGCCGCTCAGTCCTTTCTCTTTCAGACCAACGATGAATctcttgcagatgagaatAATACGAGCGCCTTGACAACGCCCACGGAACTCGAGATggagcaatggcgacgcAAGGGACCTCTTGGGGAACTACATAATATCGTGGCATATATCCAGCGGAGCCCACAACGCTTGGCCAATTTCAGAGAGCTCAGTGGCGGCCGCAACCTCGTACGGGACAACTCTACTcgctggaactcttggtaTGCGATGATCCGTACTGCAACGAAGCTCAAGACTGCGATCAACCTCTTTTGCCACCAGTATCAAGAGAACAGCGACGACCTGTTGTCGGAAAAGGACTGGCAAgaattgcaaaagctccagGACTTCCTGTTGTTCTTCTATGATGCCACAACAGGGACAGAAGGTCGCAATGCAACCATTGACAGAGTATTGCCGACAATGGACTTCCTCCTTGAGCAGTTCGAGACTGCAAAGGAAAAATATGCGAATGACCCGTTCATGAGTCCTTGTTGCAACTCCGgctgggccaagctggataAGTATTACAGCTTGACGGACAGATCGCCGGTCTATATTGCAGCACTAGTATTATCTCCACAGTGGAAGTGGGACTATATTGACAACAATTGGCCTTCAGACTGGTGGGAACCTTGTCGGAAACAAATGTTGGATTTCTGGACCAAAGAATATAAATCCACTGCAGTCACAGTCCCTACTCAGACGTCAGAAGCCGGTAATGAGGTCAAGAACTCCTTTCACAAGTGGGCGCAGCAGAGGAAAGGGAGCAGCCTCGGTCAGGACGAGTATACAAAGtatcttcttgctccaatAGTACCAGAAGTGACGGATCCTCGatcctggtggcttgagccTACTCAGAGGAAGTCTTACCCGGCTCTATCTATTATGGCTTTAGATGTATTGTCCATTCCGGTAATGTCGGCGGAGCCAGAACGCCTGTTTTCGGGTACAAAGATCACTATTACAGACCGTAGGAATCGCATGGGCATTGAAAGTATTGAGGCGACGG
Coding sequences within:
- a CDS encoding BED zinc finger domain-containing protein translates to MLSRLGSEPLDNLDSPCHDPTLSSPSITASAATKRRYSKVWHYTPVGRNEVTLNAKGKSIWRCKYCAKEYLESGGTTVISTHLKDRHNIDISSTQETRTALMQATIVDAFEKAHQTTDYKRRCLSTIATHDVDPAVLEQLYVRWITTCSVSFRMAKQAEFRALLCFLNPAIDNWLPNSPSTIHPVALSKVHFTVDLWTSPNALAFLGIVAHYTSESGQLEYSVLALRELDGKHSGPNMADCVMEIINDYGIASKVGYFMMDNADNNGTMMKYQIVYNAEHHRLRCNGHIINLAAQSFLFQTNDESLADENNTSALTTPTELEMEQWRRKGPLGELHNIVAYIQRSPQRLANFRELSGGRNLVRDNSTRWNSWYAMIRTATKLKTAINLFCHQYQENSDDLLSEKDWQELQKLQDFLLFFYDATTGTEGRNATIDRVLPTMDFLLEQFETAKEKYANDPFMSPCCNSGWAKLDKYYSLTDRSPVYIAALVLSPQWKWDYIDNNWPSDWWEPCRKQMLDFWTKEYKSTAVTVPTQTSEAGNEVKNSFHKWAQQRKGSSLGQDEYTKYLLAPIVPEVTDPRSWWLEPTQRKSYPALSIMALDVLSIPVMSAEPERLFSGTKITITDRRNRMGIESIEATECLKSWLGKGSRVAFADDLDAGGEIPL